In Desulfobacterales bacterium, the genomic stretch CTACCAATTCCGCCACTCTCGCTATTGATTTTATCTGCGCTTTCAAATAAAAAGTTGATGACGCTGGCAAGAGTTTCTGGGAATCGTCATCAACCGTTTGGAATTAAATATAAAATTTATCGATCCGCATAAAAATCCTGCTTAAAGTAATATCTATATATATTGGTGTCAAGGAAAATTAAGGAATTACGCCATGATGCGAAGAATCGCCGGCCCCCTGTCGCAACATTTTATAAGCGGTTTAATTATCTTGGCTTTGCTGGCAATCCCCTGTGGATGGTCGGCGGCATCTGAATCGGCGGATGCCTCGGAACAGCCCGTGATTATAATCGATCCCGGCCACGGCGGCCATAATGCGGGAGCCCGCGGGCCGGGCGGCAGCCTTGAAAAAAATATCACTCTGAAATTTGCAAATGTTCTAAAGGAAGCGCTTCAGCCCGATTATCAGGTGAAGTTGACCCGAACGGGCGATTACCGGGTAAGCCTTGAAAAGCGGGCCTCCGTAGCTAATCACCAGGACGGGACGCTTTTTATTGGTCTCCACGCCGGCGGATTTGTCCGGGCGGGGCTGGATGAGTGGACGGTTTATTATTTTGCGCCACATGACAGCCGGGCGCGATCCGGTGCTTTGGATAAAACCCGTGAGGCGTTCGCCGGCCGGAGCCTGGAATGGCGAAGGGTGCAGGCGAAACTGACGCAGGCCAGCCAGGCGTTTTCCGAAACCGTGGCCGAAAATCTGAAAAGTTGTCCGGATATCAGCCGCGTAGAATCTGCCGGCGCCCCGTTGCTTCTTCTTGAAGGCATTGACATGCCGGCGGTGATTGTGGAAATCGGGTATCTGACCAATCCCTCATGTGAAGGCCGCCTGAATGATCCGGATTTTCTGGCGGCCGCGGCCCGGTGTCTCCGCAGCGGGGTTGATGCATTTTTTCGGGAAAAGCAAGGCAAAAAGAAAGATAACGGCTTGCATGGCGATTAAAAGGATGG encodes the following:
- a CDS encoding N-acetylmuramoyl-L-alanine amidase → MMRRIAGPLSQHFISGLIILALLAIPCGWSAASESADASEQPVIIIDPGHGGHNAGARGPGGSLEKNITLKFANVLKEALQPDYQVKLTRTGDYRVSLEKRASVANHQDGTLFIGLHAGGFVRAGLDEWTVYYFAPHDSRARSGALDKTREAFAGRSLEWRRVQAKLTQASQAFSETVAENLKSCPDISRVESAGAPLLLLEGIDMPAVIVEIGYLTNPSCEGRLNDPDFLAAAARCLRSGVDAFFREKQGKKKDNGLHGD